Proteins encoded within one genomic window of Haloplanus vescus:
- a CDS encoding 3-hydroxyacyl-CoA dehydrogenase family protein, translating into MTTETPTAVAVVGAGTMGHGLALQFARHGAGVTLVDHRESNLADARAGVDDALDFLDANGWLDTDPDAIRARIDDTLDTAAAVAGAEFVVESVSESLDVKADVFQTLVDAAPENAVLASNTSGIPITDIAATVPDAADRVIGCHWWNPPYLMPTVEVVRGAETSDETVARTAAFVEAVDRDPIRVERDVPGFVWNRIQFAVLRECTHLVQEGVASLEDVERAVRDGYALRTAAIGPFETADLAGLDLFETIAADLYPHLSDADAPGSLFADRLDAGRGGVADGAGFHEYDVAPEDVIRTRNERVAAVRRALED; encoded by the coding sequence ATGACGACCGAGACACCGACCGCCGTCGCCGTCGTCGGCGCCGGGACGATGGGGCACGGACTCGCCCTCCAGTTCGCGCGCCACGGCGCGGGCGTGACGCTCGTCGACCACCGCGAGTCGAACCTCGCCGACGCCCGCGCCGGCGTCGACGACGCCCTCGACTTCCTCGACGCGAACGGCTGGCTGGACACCGACCCCGACGCCATTCGCGCTCGCATCGACGACACGCTCGATACCGCGGCCGCAGTCGCGGGCGCCGAGTTCGTCGTCGAATCCGTCTCCGAGTCGTTGGACGTGAAGGCCGACGTGTTCCAGACGCTCGTCGATGCCGCGCCCGAGAATGCCGTCCTCGCGAGCAACACGTCCGGGATTCCGATTACGGACATCGCGGCGACGGTGCCAGACGCCGCGGACCGCGTCATCGGCTGTCACTGGTGGAATCCGCCCTACCTCATGCCGACGGTCGAGGTGGTTCGGGGCGCGGAGACGAGCGACGAGACGGTGGCGCGGACGGCGGCGTTCGTCGAGGCGGTCGACCGCGACCCGATTCGGGTCGAGCGAGACGTGCCCGGCTTCGTCTGGAATCGCATCCAGTTCGCCGTCCTCCGAGAGTGTACGCATCTCGTGCAGGAGGGCGTGGCCTCGCTCGAAGACGTGGAGCGAGCGGTCAGGGACGGCTACGCGCTCCGCACCGCGGCCATCGGCCCCTTCGAGACGGCGGACCTCGCGGGGCTGGACCTGTTCGAGACCATCGCGGCGGACCTCTACCCGCACCTGAGCGACGCGGACGCGCCCGGGTCGCTGTTCGCGGACCGCCTCGACGCCGGGCGGGGCGGCGTCGCCGACGGTGCCGGATTTCACGAGTACGACGTCGCTCCCGAGGACGTGATTCGGACGCGGAACGAACGAGTGGCGGCGGTTCGGCGGGCGCTCGAAGATTAG
- a CDS encoding acyl-CoA thioesterase → MSDDFEYETELQVRFADIDAMGHVNNATYATYLEQARVDYYADVLGVGLDDIDTVLVNLQIDYRHEITLDDETVTVAMGVTSIGESSVTVDYEVRAGDHVAATAETTQVYVDPDEGASRPLPETWVEKMEARRDE, encoded by the coding sequence ATGAGCGACGACTTCGAGTACGAGACGGAGCTGCAGGTCCGCTTCGCCGACATCGACGCGATGGGCCACGTCAACAACGCCACCTACGCCACCTACCTCGAACAGGCGCGGGTCGACTACTACGCCGACGTACTCGGTGTGGGGCTGGACGACATCGACACCGTCCTCGTGAACCTCCAAATCGACTACCGACACGAGATTACGCTCGACGACGAGACGGTGACGGTGGCGATGGGCGTTACCTCGATTGGCGAATCGAGCGTCACCGTCGACTACGAGGTTCGGGCGGGCGACCACGTGGCCGCGACGGCGGAGACGACGCAAGTGTACGTCGACCCCGACGAGGGGGCGTCCCGACCGCTCCCGGAGACGTGGGTCGAGAAGATGGAAGCGCGGCGCGACGAGTGA